The following are encoded together in the Arthrobacter sp. Y-9 genome:
- a CDS encoding YajQ family cyclic di-GMP-binding protein, which yields MAGESTFDVVSKVDKQEVANALNQSQKEIAQRYDFKGVGAEIDFSGEKILMKANSEDRVKAVLDVFESKLIKRGISLKSLDAGEPFPSGKEYRIEASIKEGIEQDIAKKINKLIRDEAPKSVKSQIQGDELRVTSKSRDDLQATMALLKNFEDVDLQFVNFRS from the coding sequence ATGGCCGGCGAGTCCACGTTCGACGTTGTCAGCAAGGTAGACAAGCAAGAGGTTGCCAACGCCCTCAACCAGTCCCAGAAGGAGATCGCCCAGCGCTACGACTTCAAGGGCGTCGGCGCCGAGATCGACTTCAGCGGCGAGAAGATCCTCATGAAGGCCAACTCCGAGGACCGCGTCAAGGCCGTCCTGGACGTCTTCGAGTCCAAGCTCATCAAGCGCGGCATCTCCCTCAAGTCCCTCGATGCCGGTGAGCCCTTCCCGTCCGGCAAGGAGTACCGCATCGAAGCCTCCATCAAGGAAGGTATCGAGCAGGACATCGCCAAGAAGATCAACAAGCTCATCCGCGACGAGGCCCCCAAGTCCGTCAAGTCCCAGATCCAGGGCGACGAGCTCCGCGTGACCTCCAAGTCCCGCGACGACCTGCAGGCCACCATGGCGCTGCTCAAGAACTTCGAGGACGTCGACCTCCAGTTCGTGAACTTCCGCAGCTAA